The genomic window GAGCTTTTTTTACCGCTTTAAAAATCTCTAAAAACGCTTCTTTTTCACTAACAGCGCCGCGTAATGGGTTGTTAGGGTCGATACCATTGAAGGCCAAGGCTTCAGGTTCTAAATTTGCCCCTTCAAATGGTTCTATATGAAAATGCAAGGTTTTATCTATTCCCAGTACTCCCTCGTCATCCATTTTTAACAGGGTGACGGCTATTTCAAGCAACGCATCGGTTTGAGAGTTGAAGCCCGCGGTTTCGACATCAATCACTACGGGAAAGTAGCCTCGAAATCGGTGTTTCAATTTGTTCGCGTCGCAAATGTCGCTCATTAAAGTACCCAAGAAAATTTACAGGGCGCTATTATGCTTAATGTGCTCGGGTGTGTCATGCTTGATTGGTGGTTTTATGAGCTAAAGGTACTAAAAAGTTTGCCGATAAAGCCATGTAACCGAATAAACATGAGTATAGGCAATGTGGCGAAAACTGATATTAGTATCAATTTTATGCGTTCCAGCAACTGCAATGGCAGAGTTGCGCCACTATGTGGCCTCTTTAGGTGAGTCCCAATGGCGAGTGAGTGAGAACACTCCTATTGTTTGCCGCCTCGAGCACGATATCCCCTCCTATGGTAAAGCGATTTTCACTAGCGAGGCGGGTAAGAAGCTCAATCTGAATTTTACCTTAGATATGTGGGTTAAACCCGATCAGGTCACCAATGCCACTTTGATGAGCCGTGCTCCCAAATGGCGTCCTGGTGTGGTTTCTAAGGAGATCACTTCACTGCGTTATCAAAAATATTTTAATGGTGAAGTGCCTAAACGTGCCGCATGGTCGATGCTGGCGGAGTTGAGTCGAGGCATGGAGCCGACCTTTTACTACGCCGATTGGTATAACGACGCCAATAAAATTGCAGTAGGGCTCTCCGCTGCAAACTTTGGTCGCAAATATGCTGAATTTAAGGCGTGTTTATCCCATTTATTGCCCTATAGCTTTGAAGATATCGCCTTTACTGTGCTGAATTATGACGAAGGTGGCACCGATTTAACGCGTTTTTCTAAGCAGCAGTTAGCTCGAGTTCAAGAATACCTGGCTTACGATCCTGAGGTTGAGTTAGTGCTGGTGGATGCGTATACCGATAGTTATGGCGGTCGCTCCGTAAACCAGAAAGTATCGGATAAGCGGGCTGAGTCAGTAAAAGAGTTCTTTGTTGCCAGCGGCATTCCCCAAGAGCGTATCGTTACAGAGGGACATGGTGAGCGTCGTCATGTGGCTTCTAACGATGATATGGAAGAAAGGGCGCTTAACCGCCGTGTGGTAATTCGGATCAGTAAGCCTATGTAGTGCGGGTTTAATTTTTATAATTCAAACTGCTAAGTTATTTTCAATGCCAAGTCATAGACTTGGCATTATCATTTCTACATATGATAGCGCCGCCCAATGGCAGTTAAGCTCAAATTTAATCGTATCAGCGAGTATTAGGATGATGAGTTTTTCTTATTTGTTCCGTTTGCGAGCAGGTAGTCGTTAAGCCGTTAAGACAAGTGCTGTGAGGCGAAGGCATAAATATTGATAGAGCTAAATCGATGCTTAAGCTAAGCAGGGTTGTGGCAAACTTTGAAATAGATAAAAAAAAGCCCGCTTAATCTAAGCGGGCCGCAAAAATAATGCATTTGCAATCAACAAATTGAAGGAAGGAAGTCAAGCATAAGAACCAGAGATGAACTGCCGTGTTGGGAACACACCAGTTTAAAAGTTCTTTGTTTTCCATATCTGCATGCAGATATCTGCTGAAAACGAGCACATTTTATGGTGAATGCTTTGGTAAAACAAACGAGAAAAATTGCCTATAAAGATTAGTAATTCTAATGGTTATTAAAGTGATCTATATCACTTAAGTCACTATTAACCTTGATTAATAAGTTATCAGTCATTATTAGTGCATAATAATACACTTCAATAGGCTTATCCTTGCTGCCAGTTTGTTAAATTCACCGTTCAAGTAAAAAATCGTCATATTAAACTACGTCATTGCCATGGGATTTTTTACTTGTATAGTACTTGCTGAAAAGGCCTTAAGCCCGAAACCACGAGAAGGATAATAAGATGGCATTCAGATTTCGCCTTGCAAAACAAGGTTTGTTAGTGGCTACATTGGGAATGGCACTCGGTGCCTGCCAAAGTGGCAATGCACCAGAAGATGCTGCGCAGCAAGTCAGCGCCAATAAATGGGTTTACCCCGAGACGAGAAAAGACGACTTGGTTGAAACTATTCATGGTGTGGCGGTGGCGGATCCTTATCGTCACCTCGAGGAAAACACTCCAGAAACGGAAAGTTGGGTCAAAGAGCAGCAAGCCTTTGGTCAAGCATATTTGGCGAAAATCCCCAATAAGCAAGCTGTGGTCGACCGTATCACAGAACTGTGGAATTACGAGAAAATTTCTGCCCCCTTCGAGAATGGCGATAATCAGTTTTACTATCGCAATGATGGCTTACAAGCCCAATCTGTACTCTATGTAAAAGGCAAGGATGGCGTTGAGAAACCCGTCTTGGACCCCAATAGCTTATCGGCCGATGGTACAGTGGCACTTTCTGGCGTATCGGTTAGTAATGACGGTAAAATTTTAGCTTATGGAGTCTCTAACTCGGGCTCTGACTGGCAGCAATGGCAGTTTATCGATATTGCGACGGGTAAGAAGCTTGGCGATGAACTGAAATGGATTAAGTTCTCCAGTGCGGTATGGGATAAAGAAAACCAAGGTGTGTTTTATGCCCGTTATGATGCCCCTGCCGGTGGGGATGTCTTAGCCGATGTCAATTTTAATCAAAAAGTGTATTACCATAAATTAGGCACAGATCAGCGCCAAGATTTATTGATTTATGAGCGCCCACAGAATAAAGATTGGGGTTTTGGCATTGATGTCTCCGAGAAGGGTGAATATTTATTATTATCGATTTCTCAAGGTACAGATAAGCGCAATCGTTTCTTCTATAAATCCTTATTTGAGCCTAAATCGCAAGTGGTGGAATTGATCCTCAACTTAGAAGCTGAATATGAGTTTTTAGGTAATGATGGTGCGGTTTTCTATTTTAAAACCGATTTAGACGCGCCAAACGGTAAAGTGATTGCAATTGATACCCGCAATAGTGATAAATCCCAATGGCAAACCATTATTCCCGAGTCTAAAGATCCGATTAATAATGTTGCCATGATTAATGATCATTTAGTCGTGAGCTATTTGCACGATGTACTGGGACAATTATCGATTTTCAGTATGGGCGGGCAGAAGCGTCAGGACGTGGCATTACCAGGTTTGGGCAATGTGGCGGGGCCCTTTGGTAAGGCGAGCAAGGACTATTTCTACTATGTCTTTAACAGCTATATTCAACCCGAAACTACCTATAAGTTTGACTTTAAGACTTCAGAGTCAACGGTGTTTGCTAAACCTCAGGTGTCCTTCAACCCCGATGATTATGTATCTGAGCAAGTGTTCTATACCAGCAAAGACGGTACGCGCGTGCCTATGATGCTGTCCTATAAAAAGGGCTTAGTGAGAAATGGTCAAAATCCGACGCTGCTCTATGCCTATGGCGGCTTTGCGATTTCGATGACACCTCGCTTTAGCCCTGCCAACATTGCATGGTTAGATATGGGGGGCATTTATGCCGTTCCAAGCCTACGTGGTGGCGCCGATTACGGTGAAAGCTGGCACCAAGCGGGGATGTTCGACAAAAAACAAAATGTGTTCGATGACTATTTTGCCGCTGCCGAATATCTGGTGAACGAAAAATACACCAATAGCACTAAACTTGGCGCCTATGGTCGCAGTAACGGTGGTTTGCTGATGGGGGCTGCACTGACGCAACGTCCTGAGCTGTTTGCCGCCGTATTACCTGCGGTCGGTGTGCTCGATATGCTGCGCTTCCACAAGTTTACTATTGGCTGGGCTTGGACCAGCGAGTACGGCAGTGCCGATAAGGCAGAGCAATTCCCCGCATTGCTGGCCTATTCACCTTACCACAATGTCAAAGCACAGGCTTATCCTGCGACTATGGTGATGACCGCCGATCACGACGATCGCGTGGTGCCACTGCACAGTTTTAAGTTTGCCGCTATGATGCAAGAAAAGCAGCAGGGCGCAGCCCCTGTGATTATGCGTATTGAGTCTAATGCTGGCCACGGCGCCGGGAAGCCTACGGCGATGAAGATCGATGAATTTGCCGATATCTACAGTTTCCTTTGGCAAAGCTTTGGCCTCACATTGCCGCAAAGCCTCGCAAAATAGCGAACTATGTTAATGAAATGGGGTCGTTAGGCCCCATTGTTATTTACAAACCCCTCAATTGCGCGCAAACCCGTGCCATCCCTATCTATATCTTCGTTGGGTCATTCACAAGTCTTGTTTCCCTAGGTATAGTAAGCGTCAATTTTTCAACCAAAATTTGCTTATTCCAAATGACGTTTTATTGGCCCATTTCTGTCTATTACGAAGACACCGACGCTGGCGGTGTTGTCTACCATTCGAACTACCTCAACTTTTTCGAGCGTGCGCGAACCGAATGGTTAAAGGCGCTAGGCGTAAGTCAGACAGCACTGTTAGCCGATGATACTGCGTTTGTTGTTAAGCGGGCGGAACTCGATTTTAGAAAAGCCGCGCGTTTTGAACAGAACCTTATTGTAGAAACTAAGGTCATAGAGTTGAAAAAGGCCTCGTTGGTATTTCATCAACGTTTGGTTGATCATCAGGGAGACTGTTATTGTGAAGGCACTGTGCTGGTGGCCTGTGTTGCTTTATCACGTATGCGTCCCCGAGCTATTCCCTTAAATATTGTGCAGGAGTTTGACAGTGCAAGCTGATATGTCGATTGTTGGGTTATTTTTACAAGCCAGTTTATTAGTGAAATTTGTTATGTTCACTTTACTTTGCTTGTCGGTGATGTCTTGGACGGTGATTTTACAACGCCGTAGCTTACTGACATCCGCAAAAAGTAAATCGGCGAAGTTTGAAGACAAATTTTGGTCAGGTGTTGATTTAAACCGTTTGTATAAAGAATTATCATCCCGTCCAGATAATAGCGGTTTAGAGTCATTATTTGTGACTGGCTTTAAGGAATATTCACGCCTGAATAAATTAAATAGCAAAGTGCCCGATGCCGTCATGGATGGTACATCGCGTGCTATGCGTGTGACCTTGTCTCGCGAAATGGAAAAGTTAGAAGCTAACTTACCGTTATTAGCAACGATTGGTTCGACTAGCCCTTATATCGGTTTATTTGGTACGGTATGGGGGATTATGAACTCATTTATCGCTATTGGCTCGATGGAAAACGCGACCTTAGCTATGGTTGCCCCCGGTATTGCTGAAGCTTTGATTGCAACGGCTATGGGTCTGTTTGCTGCGATCCCTGCGGTTATCGCCTACAACCGTTTTTCGACTCAGGTCGATAAATTGGAAATGGCCTACGCCAACTTTATGGAAGAGTTCTCCAGCATCCTGCATCGCCAAGCATACAGTGAGAAGGAAGGGGCATAATGCAACCAGCTTATCAGCGCAAACGTCGTCGCCCCGTTGCCGAAATCAACGTGGTGCCGTATATCGACGTCATGCTAGTGCTGTTAATTATTTTTATGGTAACAGCGCCGATAGTCACCCAAGGGGTCAAAGTCGAGCTACCCCAAGGGGCGGCAGAAGTATTACCCTCGGACAGCAAACCGCCTGTGGTGGCATCCATTGATGGTGATGGTACTTATTACCTCAATAAAGGCGGCTCGACCAATATAGAAATGGATTTGGAAGAGTTGGCGACTGAAGTTGCTGCGATCATAGTGACTGAACCAGAGCGCCCTGTCGTAGTGAAGGCCGATAGAAATATTCCCTACGATAAAGTGATCCAGTTAATGGTGACTTTGCAAGGCGCTGGTGTGCCATCAGTCGGTTTGATGACGGATTCACCCAAGGAGAAATAGGTGGCGGATAATTCAAATCTTGCATTACCTCTGTCAATTTCAGCAGGTATTCATATTGGCGTGATAATTATTCTGGCCATTGGCATAGATTTCACCCATAAACCTGTGCAAGTGCAACAAGTTAGCGCTCCGGCAGTTCAAGCTGTTATGGTTGACCAACAGAAAGTGGCTAACCAGGTGGAAAAACTTAAGCAGGAAAAGCGCGAGACAGAGCGACGTGAGCGTGAGCGACAAGCAGAGCTTGAGCGTAAAGCGCAGGAGGCAAAGCAAGCTCGTGAGCGTGAACAAGCTCAGATTAAAAAACTAGAGCAAGAACGCAAACAGCAGGAAATTGAAACCCAAAAGGCAAATGAGGCCGCTAAAGTCGCGCAGGTGAAGCAGCAGGAAAAGGAAAAAGCGCAAAAGGCAGAAGCCGACCGCAAGCTGAAGGAACAGGAGCGTAAAGTAGCTGAAGAAGCAGCGCAAAAAGCGGCTGAAAAGCGTAAAGCCGAAGAAGCGGCTGTAGCCAAAGCTGAAACCGAGCGTAAGCAGAAGGAAGCCGAAGCCAAGGCAAAAGCCAAGGC from Shewanella putrefaciens includes these protein-coding regions:
- a CDS encoding prolyl oligopeptidase family serine peptidase; the protein is MAFRFRLAKQGLLVATLGMALGACQSGNAPEDAAQQVSANKWVYPETRKDDLVETIHGVAVADPYRHLEENTPETESWVKEQQAFGQAYLAKIPNKQAVVDRITELWNYEKISAPFENGDNQFYYRNDGLQAQSVLYVKGKDGVEKPVLDPNSLSADGTVALSGVSVSNDGKILAYGVSNSGSDWQQWQFIDIATGKKLGDELKWIKFSSAVWDKENQGVFYARYDAPAGGDVLADVNFNQKVYYHKLGTDQRQDLLIYERPQNKDWGFGIDVSEKGEYLLLSISQGTDKRNRFFYKSLFEPKSQVVELILNLEAEYEFLGNDGAVFYFKTDLDAPNGKVIAIDTRNSDKSQWQTIIPESKDPINNVAMINDHLVVSYLHDVLGQLSIFSMGGQKRQDVALPGLGNVAGPFGKASKDYFYYVFNSYIQPETTYKFDFKTSESTVFAKPQVSFNPDDYVSEQVFYTSKDGTRVPMMLSYKKGLVRNGQNPTLLYAYGGFAISMTPRFSPANIAWLDMGGIYAVPSLRGGADYGESWHQAGMFDKKQNVFDDYFAAAEYLVNEKYTNSTKLGAYGRSNGGLLMGAALTQRPELFAAVLPAVGVLDMLRFHKFTIGWAWTSEYGSADKAEQFPALLAYSPYHNVKAQAYPATMVMTADHDDRVVPLHSFKFAAMMQEKQQGAAPVIMRIESNAGHGAGKPTAMKIDEFADIYSFLWQSFGLTLPQSLAK
- the tolA gene encoding cell envelope integrity protein TolA — its product is MADNSNLALPLSISAGIHIGVIIILAIGIDFTHKPVQVQQVSAPAVQAVMVDQQKVANQVEKLKQEKRETERRERERQAELERKAQEAKQAREREQAQIKKLEQERKQQEIETQKANEAAKVAQVKQQEKEKAQKAEADRKLKEQERKVAEEAAQKAAEKRKAEEAAVAKAETERKQKEAEAKAKAKADAEAKAKAAAKAKADAEAKARAQQEQEMADALAAEQAALSQTMNKQMQSEVGKYTAMIKSTIQRNLVVDESMRGKSCKVSVRLANDGFVISSQTQGGDPNVCRATKAAIQKAGKLPVSPDPAVYNLMKEINLIVEPTFN
- the motY gene encoding flagellar protein MotY; amino-acid sequence: MWRKLILVSILCVPATAMAELRHYVASLGESQWRVSENTPIVCRLEHDIPSYGKAIFTSEAGKKLNLNFTLDMWVKPDQVTNATLMSRAPKWRPGVVSKEITSLRYQKYFNGEVPKRAAWSMLAELSRGMEPTFYYADWYNDANKIAVGLSAANFGRKYAEFKACLSHLLPYSFEDIAFTVLNYDEGGTDLTRFSKQQLARVQEYLAYDPEVELVLVDAYTDSYGGRSVNQKVSDKRAESVKEFFVASGIPQERIVTEGHGERRHVASNDDMEERALNRRVVIRISKPM
- the tolQ gene encoding protein TolQ; protein product: MQADMSIVGLFLQASLLVKFVMFTLLCLSVMSWTVILQRRSLLTSAKSKSAKFEDKFWSGVDLNRLYKELSSRPDNSGLESLFVTGFKEYSRLNKLNSKVPDAVMDGTSRAMRVTLSREMEKLEANLPLLATIGSTSPYIGLFGTVWGIMNSFIAIGSMENATLAMVAPGIAEALIATAMGLFAAIPAVIAYNRFSTQVDKLEMAYANFMEEFSSILHRQAYSEKEGA
- the tolR gene encoding protein TolR, with protein sequence MQPAYQRKRRRPVAEINVVPYIDVMLVLLIIFMVTAPIVTQGVKVELPQGAAEVLPSDSKPPVVASIDGDGTYYLNKGGSTNIEMDLEELATEVAAIIVTEPERPVVVKADRNIPYDKVIQLMVTLQGAGVPSVGLMTDSPKEK
- the ybgC gene encoding tol-pal system-associated acyl-CoA thioesterase, with protein sequence MTFYWPISVYYEDTDAGGVVYHSNYLNFFERARTEWLKALGVSQTALLADDTAFVVKRAELDFRKAARFEQNLIVETKVIELKKASLVFHQRLVDHQGDCYCEGTVLVACVALSRMRPRAIPLNIVQEFDSAS